In the genome of Impatiens glandulifera chromosome 6, dImpGla2.1, whole genome shotgun sequence, the window TCTTGTAGTATTATCAGATAAAGTCAATCCTATTTCCAATAGGGGCAGTTGACTATTGAATCCGATTTTTCCTATTATTTTCATATCCGTCATAGTGCGAAAAGAAGGCCCGACTCCAAGTTGTTCAAGAATAGCATCTTCCTAGTGGAGTGCCTAAGAAATCATTGATCTGCTTCATGTACTGAAATGTTGAGATCAAACAATGAATGGCTTAGAACTTACCAGATAAAATACAACAGGCTGCATATAATTGATGAGATATCCAATTAGTAGAGCCAGTAATTACATATTAGAGATAAGCGGAAATGAAACAAATTCGCATCCAGTTGCAGCTGAATTCGAGCGTAAGAGTTCGCCAATGATGTGTAACCTTGAAGTCGCGATCAAGCTCCTTGGCTCGGTAGAAAGCGGCATTGACAACGGTCGATAGCCGTGTAGAAACAGAATAGCGGCGGTAGATGCAATTAGAAATTTCTTCGTTTCATAGACGAATAACTCAAATCCTTCATTGGCTCTCCTCCAGGCTCAAGCATCTCTCCATAGGTCGCCGAAGGATAGGATCCAAGGTTTTCAGTGAAAGTAATTGATGAAAATTATCTGTAATCTGAGAAAAGAATTTGCGGTTtaaggttagggtttgaaatctATAAAAAATAAGGATTTGAGCTTTAAACGTCTCAAACACGACGAATCTGTTCACCTACTTTTCTTCAGGATTGCGAGCGAGGGACAACAAATGTGGACTGTGAGCGAGAGAGCGAGCGATGGACCGCGAGCAGGGGAGCGGGAGCAGGAAGGCGGGAGCGGTTGAGAGAGGGatatatacaatttaattatatttcaatatttttatggCGACCAGATGGGTGGTCGGCATATGatagtttgaatttaaattagcctaaatatgttttataatttataatttttaataaaattatttatataatttaattttaatcaagttattacttataaaataattaaaaatacaaaactaAGAATGCATCaaattttatacataattaataaataaactaatttatttataagttaaaaataaataattatataaatagctACGCTGTATAAGCGATCTCCATAACACCACATATGCCGACCACTTGTAAGTGGTCGTCATACGGTACAATATACCGACGACTTTTGTGGTCGCCATAACACCAAATGTGCCGATAACTTTGTAAGTGGTCATCATATAGTACGATATACCAATGATTTTGTAAGTGGTCGATATAAAGTTCAATATACCGATCACTTTTTTTTCGTCGgtattgatgttttttttactagtgcaaatttgatgaacgcgagatattttaacaatataagtcaactttttaaatatatatatatatatatatatatatatatatatatatatataaaatatataatgcttaatttttaaaatgttcagaTTATCGGGTCAAGAGCTATGGTTAATACTTGGATCAGATTGTGaattgactcacccataaacttaaaacggtttaaaataaaattaaaaatattatatgtatgtttcgaattaaaaaagaaaaaacaagtcTTGAATAAGACATGacttatttaattagaaaaaaacagGAATTAATATACAAATCACTGTAAGTACATGAAAGAGAATGTAATTGATCATCCaaagaataaaaatgtgttaggTAGATTAGAATAAAGTTGTATCATAACttcctaattaaataaaattattgagatCTCATACCTTGCACGTTTTCTTATCTACCAATGCGAAGAATGAGAGAGTTATCAAAGTCTTCTTCTATATAGAGAGACCAAACTGATAACATGATGATaaataatcattcaaaaaagtcgtagtttgaacaaaaaaaaaaaacataattaaaaaaaaggaaaaattatttaagaaatgtaAAGACAAACAAGTACATATGCAAATTCATTTCAGtgtcaatatttatttaacctatcTAAAGTCAAATGTTTTTGcaatgatcaaacatttaattACTTATATTAGGGATAgcattcaattttcttttttagtttggaagttcaaatatttttcataaatttatttaatcacaaAAATCGCAACTAGTTATTATGTAAGTTGTCACAAGttttcaaaacaagaaaaaaaaaaaaactcaaatcaaTGTATAACATTGtgagaaataaagaaaataatgaaattggtttttgaATTGATCCAAATTAGTGCATATATTTCTTTCAAAGTGACATTGTAATTAGAAATATATGTTaccattcaaaataaaatacaaaataatttattgtttaaaacCTAATTACATTCAATATTGTTCCCATATTGAAACACACCAATTTATAAATGGATTTCACTAAGAGATCaataattaagttttgaatGAAAATTATGATTAGATAAGATACAAATGTAAattcatttaactttttaagTGAAACaaagtttgttaaaaaaaaattggattaatTGTTAtccaatcattttatttttattttttatatctcaCCATCGTTTACGACATTATAGTTAAGTGTAAAATAAtgggaaaaaatattattgggttttatttatttattataattgtttttgtgtttaGTTTTGCAATGtttgttacaattttatttttctttgtacAACTTGTATTAAGtgtttttaatatacattacaCCATTATTGTGACAGTAGTCTACATTAAATCCATGTATGAGAagcaataaataataatttaactatataagGCAACCAACTTGGCcgggagataaaaaaaaataaaatcggtCAACGTTaaatgaacaaataaataaagtttaggCCTTAATGAAACCATGATTATGTATTAAACAATCACCCTTTTAAAATAAGATGTATTAACAACTTGTCATGCTTTGTATATTGGGGCGCTAATAGTAAGAagatatcattaattaattaaagtagaCAATAATTAGTACCAAATATTCAACTTAAATTGTCTATTAGCTGTTTAACCTACCGctgacctttttttttttacaaaatattttttttattaatacatttgTTCAATTGATAATTGCCCAAAAATCACGGATAGATTTGAttctcatataaaatatattaagttgaAATATGTTTAATGGTTATAGGTCGTCCCTAGTGAAAAATGGTCATTACCGAGAGTAAAAATTGTCGGTATAAATCAATACTAAAagattagaaaactctcggcaTTCGTAGCGACTTTCGGTAAATCTTTTTAGGTGTTTCTAGAGAGATTTGTAAATCTCTCTGTATATCCACTTGAGAAAAATACCGAAGATTATTAGAAAATCTCTCGGTATTTCCACTTGAGAAAAAAATCGAAGGTTATTaaaaaatctttcggtattttcCCAGGAGAAAATACCGAAGGATTTTAGAATAACTTTTGGTATTATCCCGAGAGAAAATACCGAGAGATAATATATCATCTCTCGGTAATGTTCACCTGAGAAATATCGAAGATAATAGAATAATTTTCAGTATTTCTCTAGTGTGAAATCCCGAGAGATTATCTATTATCTCTCGGTATTGTCCCTGAAAATGGCTCAAATAGGCCGACCGTCAATTTTTAACACAATCAAAACTTGTTTTCAGTCAAaccaaaacatataaaatatcattcataaaccaaaatattgtatttataaaatttgaaccCCAAAACGTTTACAAATGAATAAGGAAAACTATTATCAACTCTCAGAATTTATATCTTAGTGAATTAGAGATGACGAtttatgtagtttttttttttctttttgttcatGACAAATGTTTGTGATCAATCTAATTTTAAACTGATTAATAAACTTTGGATAATTTAGACAATTAATGTTATAACttgaaatgaataatttattattctgAATATTTATGTTATCTTCGTAGTTTAATAGATTAATGAAAGGCAAAAAAATGAactttattctatatatattgtGTTATATCTAAAagaaatactaaatattttaaaattaaatttcaaagtGAATGAAACGTGAAAAGTTATTGTTGACACTTATTTTGAGTTGTATGTGTcaagttaataataaatatttctttaatcaCTGTTTACAATTgaaactcatataaaaaaaactattgaatttgagaaaaaaaaggaGATCTACTTtaattctataatatttttggcaGATTCAACTTATGGCTCAAGaactagttttttatttttaccaaaaagagaaataattagttTTGGTGGCAAAGTGAGCACATATTAATTATGCTTTGATTGATCtcctttatttaaattaaatcaagttattcaaataattcaataagttataagtcatatcattcaaatcaattaaaataaaataaaaatataattcttttaattatttgtttaattaacatcttaaaatatcatttttctttttctttactaAACcatattcattaatcaaaataatttaaaattttaaagttatataagATATTCATGAATTTAAAGTAAGAGGAATGAAAAGAAGCCAATTTTTTTTGAACATATATgctttaaaaataaacaatcaatttatacacatatatttttacttattattattactattattattattattattattatatatatatatatatatagttgaactTATGACATTTGTGTGACGACTTAGTTTGTAATGATCTATAGTATTTGTGTGACGgtactttaatttaattgaaaaaatatcatattttaaaaatataaataaattataagtttagTAAAGTAAAGGGGTCTCCTATTATGGAGAAGAGatccaaacaatttttttcaattaacaTTTATGCTTAAGAAATGAACCcatcaatttattaactaaGCTACAAATATTAATCTCGTTGTATTTTAGGTGGGTTagattttcatgtcaattttgtCGTATACTTAAACgactatcatttatataattttaaaaagaattttttcaaaaaaaataaatcataattccCAAATTTGCCTAGATTTAAGTGAAGAATAACTGGCCCTTATTAGATCCATGAACCAAGGgcattaaaaaatctaaatattttgttttataaaatttatatattttttacttataaatttaaaaattataattttttttaataagagaaCTAGCATGATACTCCATAGCAATGACCTCGTTTAAACTagaaattaaacttatatattttttttacaaaatctatatttattatgtctaatatatattaataaatataataatctatCAAGCTTAATTTCACTTCAACTTTaccatttcaaaataaaaacgcTCTCTTAATAAAGAGTTAATTAGTAATAACACATACTTGTTCTAATTaactttttgaaaaatgaaatgacAATCTTAGTATTCTAACTTTCTTTGctatgtaatttttaatttttattttgttaaagtaTATATAGGTTTTTCATTACATCACTGTGAATATAGTGAAAAcggtataaattaataaaattataagaatattatttgcTTACTTAACTTTACATAAAATACACAGAttgcttttttattttataaaatgactcaaattactTCTCATAATAATTGTGTaactctttatatatattcttaaaaactatatatacatCTTTTCTATCTTCTTAATCTTAGTCCTAgctttaaattattcttttaatcaaGAACTCATGTTGAAAAATAGTTTAAGTAATTTCTTAAACTAAggataacaaaacaaacttgATACAAGTTGAAAAATTAAATCGAACATTTAACGCAAATTGAGTAAACAAAAATGAACTCTGATCGATCATATCCTAAACAAAATTATGACTTCCCCGACTGTCCTCGCATCCTTTGGAGTTCGGATTGATATGGTTACTGATTCTTAAATTTTGGCATTCACAAaagtttttggaatttttatcTAATGTTTTTTGTTCATGGTTAGATGAGATTTTTGTCCTAGAATAACACTGGCTATCTATTGTATTTCTCATTGTAGTTAATGTATATCCCTCCAATCTTTTTTCAAGTTGTTGCAATATGTATAATTGAGTGATCATTTAAATAGTTCTagctattaaaataaaattaaaatagtcaaaagattcaataataaattataaaggaATAATACAACATTACTTTAAAAGGAAGATGGCATCTACAATTTCCTCATCCTCTCCAAAATGAAGGCCTTCATCCTTCTCATGAAATCCATTTGCTCTCTCttagtctttctttcttttctcaaaCCAATCCTATCTGCCGTTGAAATCAACTTTGTCAATCATCTCTGCGTAGGAGGAAACTACACTCAGATCAACAGTCTCTACCAACCTAACTTAAATCTCGCCCTCACCAATCTCTCCTCACAAGCATCAAATCGTGGTTTCTACAACTTCACATTCGGCTCTGGATCCGATCAAGTCTACGCGCTCTACCTCTGCCGAGGCGACGTTAATCCCCAAGTTTGTCAATCATGTGTCGTTGCCGCCTCAAATCTCCTCACACAACAATGCCCGAACAACAAAGTAGCCATCATTTGGTATAAAGAATGCATGCTTCGTTATTCGAATACAACCATATTCTCAATTGGAACAGACTCTAATGGGCCCTGGAGTTACAAATACAGCCTTACCAATGTTTCTAATCCTAGCCAGTTCAACCAGGTAACACCATAATAAATCTGAGTTTTATCGACGCATAAAATCATTTACCGGTGATTTAGCGACGCATAAACTTGCGCCgctaaagttattttaaattattttaacatattctTTTGCTAAACGTTTAATACCATGGTGACATATTCACTTTATTCATTTAGATTTATAACTCTCAATGCCTCGGTTGAGAGCAATATTAACGAAAATTAGTGATAGTTTCATTATTTTCGCTATTGATAAaaagtaaatgaaaatattaataaaagagagaaataatgacaaaaaataCTTAGAACTGTCGCTATTGATCTCATTTTcactttataatttttgttgtgtTCTTATTGTGATTTGTAGCTAATTTTgcgatatttatttatataactctcGTGTATGTATTTATCGTGTTCTTCGAACTAACCAGTTATCTTTGAATAATACAAAAAGGTTCTTTCGGATACAATGAATGGGCTGATCAACAACATAACCGCACCTTCTTATTTCTTAACCGGGGAGGCGAAGGTTTCTAATTTCCAGACCTTGTATAGCCTGGTCCAATGCACACCCGATATTACATCGTTTGAATGCAATCGTTGCTTGCAAGTGGCGCTAGGTGATTATCCAAAGTGTTGTTCAGGAGGAAGTAAATGGGCAGTTATGTTCCGGGCAAGTTGTGGAGTTATGTACGATACCGCTCCTTTCTACAACATGGATTCTCAATCAtcatctcctccaccaccaccttcTCCTTCTCTTGCAGCAACTCCACCTGCAGTAAATAGTACTGATAATGGACCgggaaaaagaaagaagaactCAATTCTTCCTGTGATCATAGCAGTACCGGCGGTTGTTGTGGTATTGCTTCTTTCAGGTTTCTCGATTTGTCTTTATAAAAGGAAAACAACTAGACCACAAGTCGGTGGTTATGGTTATGGTTATGGTCATCCTCAAGGTGAAGATTCATTTCAATCAGTCTCGATTCATCGTGTAAACGCTTTAAACTTACTATCAAATTTTCTTGTGGAGTTGTATCAGATGGTGACGATATAACTAACGTTGAATCACTTCAGTACgattttaaaatgatcaaaGCAGCCACCAAAAACTTTTCAGCTGTTAATCAACTTGGTGAGGGTGGATTTGGTATTGTTTATAAGGTATATTTGTTATGTTTCATggtcaatatttataaataaattactatgTAGCTAagaataatcattaattaatattaatgttctAATAGGGGGTGTTACCTAACGGTCAAGAAATTGCTGTCAAGAGATTATCCGATAGCTCTGGACAAGGAGATCAAGAGTTCAAGAATGAGGTGGTTTTAGTTGCTAGGTTACAACATCGAAATCTCGTGAGGCTTTTGGGATTTTGTATTGAAGGGCAAGAGAAGATTTTGGTTTACGAGTTTGTCCCGAATACGAGTCTAGATCGGTTTCTATTTGGTACAAACATATGCGCTACACTAACTTATAAGtgctttttatatataataatgagtaTTTATTCATCATTTGTGAAGATGATTTTAGTTTACTAATAAACCTATATACAGATACAAAGCAACGAGCACTTTTGGATTGGGAGACACGATTTAGGATTATAAAGGGAATCGCCAAAGGACTATTGTATCTTCATGAAGATTCCCGACTCAAAATCATTCATAGGGATCTTAAATCTAGTAACATATTGCTAGATGGTGAAATGAACCCCAAAATTGCGGATTTTGGCATGGCTAGACTTGTGgacataaatcaaactcaaggCAACACGAGTAGAATCGTCGGAACATAGTAAAACTTACATTGATTTTTAGATGCAACAAGTTTGAATTCAATTCGATGTATATTTGACTTGGTACTATTTTATTGCAGCGGATATATGGCACCAGAGTATTTATTGAGTGGTTTTTTCTCCATTAAGTCAGACGTTTACAGTTTTGGTGTTATAATATTGGAGATTGTGAGCGGACAAAGAAATTACACATATCAATCGGAACACAAACAAGATCTTCCACGTTATGTAAGTCTTATTGAATTACATATGaacatttgtttgatttcttATATCTCAAAATTAAGACAAAATCACAAATTTAGTGTCAAAACAAATTTTCTTTGCAAATTTTAATCGAAATTTTTCAGGCGTGGCAAAAATGGAACGATGGAATGTTCCAAGATCTAATGGACCCGGCACTTGGTTCCAACATTTCAATGGAGGAAGTGAAAAGATGCATTCACATTGGCTTGATGTGCGTTCAAGAGGACTCGGAAGCGAGACCAACTATGACTTCGGTCATTCTCATGCTCGGTAGCAACTCGCAAACGTTACCATTACCTAAAGCACCCGCCTTATTTAACTATAACAATGGTCAGTCAAATACGGAATCAATTTCACGAAATAATGAACGCGTAGATACAAGTGGAAGCAAATCTTACATGTGGTCAGATGAGGTTCATGACTTGTACCCTAgataattaaagtttttttggttcaatttgCATGTTTTTAGTGTGAAATATGTTgcttgattaaaataaattatatgtcaCTTGTACTTGTATATGgatttaatttattgtatttttgtttggaAGGGATTAGAACGAAAAAAGTATGCCAATTTTTGTCGTTAAAAGATGGTTTATGTCAAAAACAATCTActtctaaaaaaaacataattggGAAATGATTTAATACAGTCTTTCTTCGCGCAAAGAATAGAGTTATAGAAGTAAAGTTGATGAAGATATAGCTACGTATAAAATAGTGTGGGTATATGCGCctagaatagaaatagatagcTTTTTTATATATCGACGGATGAAAAGGCGTCGTAGATTCTTATTGCAATAATTTTGTATGTGTTTGTAAATGTTTCAAGTATGGTATGGTGTCTTCCAAATTTCTGAGTCTAATTTAATTTACAtgttaataatttcaattttcatcaattaattaatacaaatgaATACACTATGGTTGTAAATTTACTAAACAATAATCAAATACAAAATCTgttagaacaaaaaaaaaaacaatactcATTTTGGTTGGATTATGTTAAACAGTAATCAAATACAAAATCAGTTACAAAATAACTGGCCATTAGAACAACAATAAATGACATTTTGGTTACCTTCTGTTAAACAATAATCAAATACAAAATCAGTTAGAAAATAAGGGGTAATTAGAACAACAAGAAATTACTCATCTTGGTTTGATTCTGttaaataagaaacaaatacaAAATCAGTTTGATTGTCTACTCATCAAATATAGAAAATAcaacaaacatataaatataatctaaaattaCAGTCACCCATCatctaaaaatcatatatagTTAGTTAAAACACCAACAAATACAGCAAAAATAACAaacaataatcaaattaaaaatataacaaataagtCTATACATCAATCAATAGATATAGCAGGTACAACAAGAATCAAATCGAAACTATAGCAGGTCCGTTTAATCTTCAGCCAACCCATTTAAAACAAATAGTTCATCTATCCTATGCAAAAAATCGAACactaatcattaaaataattttccatAAACATTAATCTACCCTAAACGTGTATCTGTATGCTGTATGAAGAAAACTATGTAAAAACTTTGTGTTCTCGTCTCGTCTAGGTTGAGGGATGATTGGTGTTGACGTGGTTATTGGTTGATGGATTTCGTCGAACTCGGTTGAGGGTTGATAGGGTTCGTGGGGTAGGTTAGGGCATTTggagagagaaatgaaaaaaaaaaaaaaaatttaagtattgTTATGGTTTTAAAGTCTTGAcgcaaaacaaaaaatttagcgaaaaattaaaaatattgacgTAAGTGAATTGCAACTAGTTTTGCATTATAAAAGTTAGCACGAATTTGCAACATTTCTCACAATTACATGTTTCATCATTGCAAAATGATTGCAGATCGaatgacattttaaatatataattttcaactctaaggtatattttgtttatttcacTCGCAACCAATTTAGCACTAACTAGAGGTTAATGAGGAATTGCAATACTTCTTGTGCAATAATGTTATTCTTCAATTCTAATGTAATGAGTACTTATatggttttaaatttttttttatagactcggtattatattaaaaaattataaatttaaaggaCGAAAATGAGAGTTTACCACtacaactttatttatatatatatatatatatatatatttcatcatCCATCTATGTATATACCTTGTCTTATATCCATACCTCACCTCACTTGAACTTGTGATCCATGCTATGAATTGATACTGATTTGTGTGATTATTGTGTCTAATATGCTCGACGATAATTTTGTAAATCCATGGCTTATATGCTTTATATATGATCTATTATACATTTCTttcttctatatatattattatcacaAACATCACGAGTCATTATTTGATggaatttttttatcatgaaactatatatataattagtttgtGTTATTTGATAAATGGTTGACCGTTTATATGGAAATCAAACTTAAAACTAGGATTAgcacaataaaataattttaacgagagttaaaataacataaaaagtaaagtttaaaataatattttctaaaggGCAAAAAAATATAGTAGTAGAAACCGTCTAACTAAACGGACATGTGAGATATAACGCCGATGCCCTTTTCCACAtataaccaaacaccgaactcatttaaaaaatctttaatttattatgttttacaccaaaacttatattttcctaattttacgAGAAAAAGTTTAATACTCGGTTGGGATTCAACAGGAAGGTAAGTTGtgaatttgattataaaagTCTAATTTATTCATGTTTTAGATTTTcgattttaaaaagaataattgcTCTAAGCGACGCATCAGCCTAAAAAAATTGAGTGATTTTTATCATGTACATCTATTAAAAGTCAAATGTTttgtaatgatcaaacaattAACTTATATTATGGATAACATTCAAATGACACGTtaaatcaactttttttttttaagtaatatttgtttgatagaTTCATTTAATTGCAAAAATTGCAACCAGTTATGATATAAGTTGTTATAAGTTTTCAAaacaaggaaaaaaaaaactcaaatcaaTATTACATaatgagaaataaataaaacaatgaaattaatttttgaattgatCCAAATTAGTGCATAAATTCTTTCAAAGTCACATTGTAATTAGCAATGTTACCtaccaaaataaaatacaaaataatttattgtttataaccTAATTACATTCAATATTGATCTCATATTAAAACACATACCAagcactaaaaatatatattctaatttatattaaaatatttattctgatttatttttaaataaataaagtcagAATAATTAACATACAGCCAaaatccaattaaaataataatttgattaattaagagaaatgattaaaataattaaaataaaattatttcagataaatgttgtatccatttatctaaatataatattacaaaaataaataattcaaggtaaattttgtattcaattaatctaaaagaattatttattttaatattaaagagtaaaaaataaaaataaataagttattaaaatatttattttaaaattttgtgtatttaaaaaatcaaaattaaagcaaaaaaatgtgaaaaaaaaaaattaatttcaaataagtccttaatattttaaataaaaataaatatatatatatatatatatatatatatatatatatatatatatatatatatatatatatatttatttgtaattgggTGCGTTCATCAGATGATTGAGCAGCAAACTGCTTAGCTGAAACGTTAATGGAACTGCAAACGTCTAGGATGTCAAGACAGAACGCCAAAACACGTCTAAAACGGCATCGTTTTGGCTTCCGATCATCTTCCTCATTGCGACACTACGAAGATAAAGATGAACAGTCGTGTTGATTTTGGATTTTCGGAACTCTCTCGTTGTTCCACCAATTCAATTCATTCAAAGCTTAAAATGctcaccctacgatggtgaaCATTTCTCTTACAACTATAGACCTTGTCACGACTTATTCCAGCGACGACTTGCCAAGAACAatcaaaagccattaatggcttttCGTTGATTCAAGCCACTGGGTTTCGTGAACCAACTTAGGAGTAGTATAAATACCTCTCCCAAGTCATTCTGAAGCTAACCAACCAACAAAGCCCTCTCAAATCAAAGAAATTCGAAATCCTCCATTGAAACTTGAAGCTTTCGGATTTTTCGAAATTTCGGTTTAAGGCTTAGAAGCTCGGATCTGTGCATCTAGAAAACTTCCATAAGaatcaaggagtgttctccaatcctgtGCAAGGTTCCAATAagcctctaattcatattttcagttagattttgaaatttatatatttcaaattaaaaaagcTTGTAGGCTTGCTGTTTATGTGATTTTATGATTGAAAATTCATTTCTAGATGGTATATGAACAATTTGGATAGGTTAGaatcgatcaatcgatcttgataaaaaaaacccaaattttaatttcaaaaatcaaaaaatgaGTTTGATCCTGGGTTAATTCGATAGAATCACAGCccagaaagcttcccaacatgattataatggtgttgggcaactatttgtatcatgtttgatcaatgccggtcatgtttaattaatgtcgatcatgtttgatcaaaattaaatttttccaaaaaaattaaaattttgatatgtgACATAAAGAAGCTATTGAATGGCtcctttcacttcaaaacaactttaaaatcaaaaccccaaattttgatcacaaattgttttgaataaatttatcatCATCTAGGTTGAATCAAACCTTGAGaggatgatcaacatgttcctaggagctttgtgaagctacccaagctcttggatcaaagaatcagagctaaaaaactaattttaaaaaatcaattttggtGTTCTTAAAGACCGAGGCCTTGAGCTTGGACCGTAGGATCCGATCGAGGATCATTGGTTTGGATTGGGAAACCAAAATATAAATCTTAGCCTAGGCTAGTAGAATCCGACCGAGAAGTTCATTAGGACCGTGAAGTCTGACCGacgttcttgagctaggactgTGG includes:
- the LOC124943185 gene encoding cysteine-rich receptor-like protein kinase 44; this translates as MKAFILLMKSICSLLVFLSFLKPILSAVEINFVNHLCVGGNYTQINSLYQPNLNLALTNLSSQASNRGFYNFTFGSGSDQVYALYLCRGDVNPQVCQSCVVAASNLLTQQCPNNKVAIIWYKECMLRYSNTTIFSIGTDSNGPWSYKYSLTNVSNPSQFNQVLSDTMNGLINNITAPSYFLTGEAKVSNFQTLYSLVQCTPDITSFECNRCLQVALGDYPKCCSGGSKWAVMFRASCGVMYDTAPFYNMDSQSSSPPPPPSPSLAATPPAVNSTDNGPGKRKKNSILPVSRFVFIKGKQLDHNLDSSCKRFKLTIKFSCGVVSDGDDITNVESLQYDFKMIKAATKNFSAVNQLGEGGFGIVYKGVLPNGQEIAVKRLSDSSGQGDQEFKNEVVLVARLQHRNLVRLLGFCIEGQEKILVYEFVPNTSLDRFLFDTKQRALLDWETRFRIIKGIAKGLLYLHEDSRLKIIHRDLKSSNILLDGEMNPKIADFGMARLVDINQTQGNTSRIVGTYGYMAPEYLLSGFFSIKSDVYSFGVIILEIVSGQRNYTYQSEHKQDLPRYAWQKWNDGMFQDLMDPALGSNISMEEVKRCIHIGLMCVQEDSEARPTMTSVILMLGSNSQTLPLPKAPALFNYNNGQSNTESISRNNERVDTSGSKSYMWSDEVHDLYPR